A region of Candidatus Megaera polyxenophila DNA encodes the following proteins:
- a CDS encoding multidrug ABC transporter substrate-binding protein: MLDKFAIIVALRYFRAKKNEKFVSIISGISLAGITIGVAALIVVMSVMNGFHIQLTSNIIGIKGDISVTPIGKAIADYPSVLETIKKHNFVKKTSPIVSGQALALGLKTNSGVLIKGIDLVDLKNKGEILTNVFQGSFEGYEGTTALAVGAELAHNLGVSVGSKIKLISPNVISTTFGTMPRSKDFTVIAIFSSGLYDYDSATMVMPVSAAQKFLSLGEEINLIEINVDNPELAKAYASLLQKELGPGVRVSSWLDSNQQFLKALEIERTAMFTILSLIIIVAAFNIISSLFMIVKDKTKDIAILKTMGASVSQIMGIFVINGLLIGGIGTFLGIFLGLAVSYNIENIRLFLEGISDTKIFDPAIYFLYSLPSVVRISDVVIVGSLSLVLSLLAAIYPSFKAARLNPIEAMRYE; this comes from the coding sequence ATGTTAGATAAATTCGCAATCATAGTAGCCCTGAGATATTTCAGAGCGAAAAAAAATGAAAAATTTGTCTCTATAATATCTGGGATATCCCTAGCTGGTATAACAATTGGCGTGGCAGCCTTAATTGTTGTGATGTCAGTCATGAATGGTTTCCATATTCAGTTAACCTCTAATATTATTGGTATAAAGGGGGATATTTCTGTTACGCCAATAGGTAAGGCTATAGCTGATTATCCAAGCGTTCTAGAAACCATAAAAAAACACAATTTTGTAAAAAAAACATCTCCTATTGTTTCTGGCCAGGCTTTAGCTCTAGGTCTAAAAACCAATAGTGGTGTTCTGATTAAGGGCATAGATCTTGTTGATTTAAAAAATAAAGGAGAGATCTTAACTAACGTATTTCAAGGAAGTTTTGAAGGTTACGAAGGGACTACCGCCTTAGCAGTAGGCGCAGAACTTGCTCATAATTTAGGGGTTTCGGTCGGTTCTAAAATTAAATTGATTTCACCGAATGTTATTTCTACAACGTTTGGTACTATGCCCAGATCCAAGGATTTTACTGTAATAGCAATTTTTAGCAGCGGACTGTATGATTATGATTCGGCCACTATGGTTATGCCAGTTAGCGCTGCCCAAAAATTTCTGTCACTTGGAGAGGAAATTAATTTAATCGAAATAAATGTTGATAACCCTGAACTTGCCAAAGCTTATGCTAGTTTACTGCAGAAAGAACTTGGTCCTGGTGTTAGGGTTTCAAGCTGGCTAGATAGTAACCAGCAATTCTTGAAAGCTCTTGAGATAGAGAGAACGGCTATGTTTACTATTCTTTCTTTAATCATAATAGTGGCAGCTTTTAATATTATCTCTAGCTTATTTATGATAGTAAAAGACAAAACCAAGGATATTGCAATCCTTAAAACTATGGGGGCATCCGTTAGCCAAATAATGGGAATTTTCGTAATTAACGGTTTGCTCATTGGTGGGATAGGGACATTTTTAGGTATATTTTTAGGCCTTGCCGTTTCTTATAATATAGAAAATATTCGGCTATTTCTGGAGGGTATTTCTGATACCAAAATCTTTGATCCGGCTATTTATTTTCTCTATAGTCTGCCGTCAGTTGTCAGAATCTCTGATGTTGTTATTGTTGGCTCATTATCTTTAGTTCTTTCATTACTTGCAGCTATCTATCCCTCATTTAAAGCGGCAAGGTTAAATCCGATCGAGGCGATGAGATATGAGTGA
- a CDS encoding lipoprotein-releasing system ATP-binding protein LolD: MSDKQVILELKNINKDYRQGRSTIEVLKNINLQIVKNQMVAIVGASGSGKSTLLHIAGLLDSSDSGSVYIENIPAHKLCNLKYASQIRLENLGFIYQYHHLLGDFTAQENAAMPLLISGVEKKQALERSEDLLRKLGLGGRLYNFPGELSGGEQQRVAIARALINNPKLILADEPTGNLDSNTAEEVFELFLDRAENLGTAIIMVTHNISLAKRMHKTYKLDYTLEIM, from the coding sequence ATGAGTGATAAACAAGTAATTTTAGAATTAAAAAATATTAATAAGGATTATCGTCAAGGAAGATCAACGATTGAGGTTCTAAAAAATATCAATCTTCAAATTGTTAAAAATCAGATGGTAGCTATAGTGGGGGCTTCTGGAAGTGGAAAATCTACCTTACTTCATATTGCTGGTCTTTTAGATTCTTCTGATTCCGGATCTGTTTATATTGAAAATATTCCTGCCCACAAATTATGTAATTTAAAATATGCTTCCCAAATTAGACTGGAAAATTTGGGTTTTATATACCAGTACCATCATTTATTAGGTGATTTTACCGCTCAGGAAAATGCCGCAATGCCTTTACTAATTTCTGGAGTTGAAAAAAAACAGGCTCTCGAAAGATCTGAGGATTTATTAAGAAAATTAGGTTTAGGCGGTAGATTATATAATTTTCCAGGAGAATTATCAGGTGGTGAACAGCAACGAGTAGCGATAGCCCGTGCTCTAATTAATAACCCAAAGCTTATTTTAGCTGATGAACCCACAGGTAATCTGGATTCTAATACAGCAGAAGAGGTATTTGAACTTTTCCTAGATAGAGCAGAAAATTTAGGCACAGCCATAATTATGGTTACCCATAATATCTCTTTAGCCAAAAGGATGCACAAAACTTATAAACTCGATTATACATTAGAAATAATGTGA
- a CDS encoding cold-shock protein: MEGKVKWFNPTKGYGFIESAENKKDVFVHISAVQDAGLKTLDEGQEVRFDLEEKGGKTSAINLRV; encoded by the coding sequence ATGGAAGGCAAAGTTAAGTGGTTCAACCCTACAAAGGGTTATGGTTTTATTGAATCAGCAGAAAACAAAAAGGATGTTTTTGTTCATATATCAGCAGTACAAGATGCTGGACTAAAAACTCTAGATGAAGGTCAAGAAGTAAGATTTGACTTAGAAGAAAAAGGCGGAAAAACTTCAGCTATAAATCTTCGCGTATAA